Proteins encoded within one genomic window of Sorex araneus isolate mSorAra2 chromosome 9, mSorAra2.pri, whole genome shotgun sequence:
- the OTUD1 gene encoding OTU domain-containing protein 1, with protein MQLYSSVCTHYPAGGPGPTATAPAPPAAASAPFKVSLQPPGPASSAPEPETGECPPAAAAEPREAAPAAKMPAFSSCFEMVAGAAAPAAAAAGPPGGACKPPLPPHYTSTAQITVRALGAERLLLPEPGAAPPAGPRGRCFLLAPPPGVPVPPRRGSSAWLLEELLRPDGPEPAGGPDAARQGAERNFRLSEHRQALAAAKHRAAAAAPPPPPPPPPPPPPPPSGSPEPRGGAWAEEPRAERDGRRGWEVAERCEAGGAEEAARRRPALEAEAAPGPGREAAASGAPAAEATSGPARADPRDEKLALYLAEVERQDKYLRQRNKFRFHIIPDGNCLYRAVSKTVYGDQSLHRDLREQTVHYIADHLDHFNPLIEGDVGEFIIAAAQDGAWAGYPELLAMGQMLNVNIHLTTGGRLESPTVSTMIHYLGPEDALRPSIWLSWLSNGHYDAVFDHSYPNPEYDHWCKQTQVQRKRDEELAKSMAISLSKMYIEQNACS; from the coding sequence ATGCAGCTCTACAGCAGCGTCTGCACCCACTACCCAGCCGGCGGACCGGGACCCACGGCCaccgcccccgcgccgcccgccgccgccagcGCCCCCTTCAAGGTCTCCCTGCAGCCGCCGGGCCCCGCCAGCAGCGCGCCGGAGCCCGAGACCGGTGAGTGCccgcccgccgcggccgccgaGCCCCGGGAAGCCGCCCCCGCCGCCAAGATGCCcgccttctcctcctgcttcgAGATGGTGGCCggggccgccgcccccgccgccgccgccgcgggcccTCCCGGCGGGGCGTGCaagccgccgctgccgccgcacTACACGTCCACGGCGCAGATCACCGTGCGGGCGCTGGGCGCCGAGCGCCTGCTGCTGCCCGAGCCCggcgccgcgccgcccgccggcccgcgcGGCCGCTGCTTCCTGCTGGCGCCGCCGCCCGGCGTCCCCGTGCCGCCGCGCCGGGGCTCCTCGGCCTGGCTCCTGGAGGAGCTGCTGCGGCCCGACGGCCCCGAGCCCGCCGGCGGCCCGGACGCGGCCCGCCAGGGCGCCGAGCGCAACTTCCGACTGagcgagcaccgccaggcgctGGCGGCCGCCAAGCAccgcgcagccgccgccgccccgccgccgccgcccccgccgccgccgccgccgccgccgccgccgtccggcAGCCCCGAGCCCCGCGGCGGCGCGTGGGCCGAGGAGCCCCGGGCCGAGCGCGACGGCCGCCGCGGCTGGGAAGTTGCCGAGCGCTGCGAGGCGGGCGGCGCGGAAgaggcggcgcggcggcggcccgCGCTGGAGGCCGAGGCGGCGCCGGGCCCCGGCCGGGAGGCGGCTGCGAGCGGCGCGCCGGCAGCCGAGGCGACgagcggcccggcccgcgccgacCCCCGGGACGAGAAGCTCGCGCTGTACCTGGCCGAGGTGGAGCGGCAGGACAAGTACCTGCGGCAGAGGAACAAGTTCCGCTTCCACATCATTCCCGACGGCAACTGCCTGTACCGCGCCGTCAGCAAGACGGTGTACGGGGACCAGAGCCTGCACCGCGACCTGCGCGAGCAGACGGTGCACTACATCGCCGACCACCTGGACCACTTCAACCCCCTGATCGAGGGCGACGTGGGCGAGTTCATCATCGCGGCCGCCCAGGACGGCGCGTGGGCCGGCTACCCCGAGCTGCTGGCCATGGGGCAGATGCTGAACGTGAATATCCACCTAACGACTGGCGGGAGGTTGGAGAGCCCCACGGTGTCCACCATGATTCACTACCTGGGCCCCGAGGATGCCCTGCGGCCGAGCATTTGGCTCAGCTGGCTCAGCAACGGGCACTACGACGCGGTCTTCGACCACTCCTACCCGAACCCCGAGTATGATCACTGGTGCAAACAGACTCAAGTGCAGAGGAAACGCGACGAAGAACTTGCCAAGTCCATGGCCATTTCCCTGTCCAAGATGTACATCGAGCAGAACGCATGCTCCTGA